The Lycium barbarum isolate Lr01 chromosome 12, ASM1917538v2, whole genome shotgun sequence genome includes a region encoding these proteins:
- the LOC132625063 gene encoding probable polyamine oxidase 4: MEIKDDDSGSSNLFDGILPPRLGRPHRSSPSVIVIGGGISGIAAARFLHNASFKVLLLESRDRLGGRIHTDYSFGCPVDMGASWLHGVCDENPLAPLIRRLGLTLYRTSGDNSVLYDHDLESYMLFDMDGRQVPQNTVVQVGDVFKKILSETEKVRNEHSHDLSVLQAISIVLDRHPELRQEGLFHEVLQWYICRMEAWFAADADTISLKTWDQEQVLTGGHGLMVQGYHPVIKALSKDIDIRLNHRVKRITNGYNKVMITVEDGRNFIADAAIITVPLGVLKANLIKFEPKLPEWKQSAIADLGVGNENKIALQFDSVFWPNVELLGVVAPTSYACGYFLNLHKATGHPVLVYMAAGRLACDLEKLSDESAAEFAMLQLKKMFPDATKPVQYLVSRWGTDPDTLGCYSYDLVGKPTDAYDRLRAPIGNLFFGGEAVSSDDHQGSVHGAYESGIMAGENCRRHLIKRHGSLEMVQAVSHREEILEAAVPLQISRM, translated from the exons ATGGAAATCAAAGATGATGATTCTGGCTCTAGTAATTTATTTGATG GCATTTTACCACCCCGCTTAGGTAGGCCGCACAGGTCATCTCCATCTGTAATTGTGATTGGTGGAGGTATTTCAGGGATAGCTGCTGCACGTTTCCTTCACAATGCATCATTTAAG GTGCTCTTGTTGGAGTCACGGGATAGACTTGGTGGTCGCATACATACTGACTATTCATTTGGTTGCCCAGTTGATATGGGAGCATCATG GCTCCATGGGGTTTGTGATGAGAATCCTTTGGCTCCATTGATACGTCGGTTAGGGCTCACTCTATATCGCACCAGCGGTGACAACTCAGTGCTGTATGACCATGACTTAGAAAG TTACATGCTGTTTGACATGGATGGTCGTCAAGTTCCTCAAAATACAGTTGTTCAAGTTGGAGATGTATTCAAGAAAATCCTCAGTGAG ACTGAGAAAGTGAGAAATGAGCATAGTCATGACTTGTCAGTTCTTCAAGCAATATCTATTGTACTGGACAGGCATCCAGAGTTGAG GCAAGAAGGACTTTTCCATGAGGTGTTGCAATGGTACATATGCAGAATGGAGGCATGGTTTGCTGCAGACGCAGACACGATCTCTCTGAAAACCTGGGATCAG GAACAAGTTCTCACTGGTGGTCATGGACTTATGGTGCAAGGTTACCACCCTGTCATAAAGGCATTATCAAAAGACATTGATATCCGTTTAAATCACAG GGTCAAGAGGATTACAAATGGGTACAACAAAGTGATGATTACGGTCGAGGATGGGAGAAACTTTATTGCGGATGCTGCTATTATAACTGTGCCTTTAGGTGTTCTAAAAGCCAACTTGATCAAGTTTGAACCAAAATTGCCGGAATGGAAGCAATCTGCAATAGCAGATCTTGGTGTAGGCAATGAAAACAAGATTGCATTACAATTTGATAGTGTATTTTGGCCAAATGTGGAATTATTAGGTGTTGTTGCACCTACTTCATATGCTTGTGGTTATTTTCTTAACCTCCACAAGGCAACAGGACACCCGGTCCTTGTCTATATGGCTGCTGGAAGACTTGCTTGTGACCTCGAGAAATTATCAGATGAATCTGCTGCTGAGTTTGCAATGCTGCAGTTGAAGAAAATGTTCCCTGATGCTACTAAGCCT GTTCAGTATCTTGTATCTCGCTGGGGTACGGATCCAGACACTCTTGGATGTTATTCGTATGACTTGGTTGGAAAGCCAACTGATGCTTACGATAGGCTTCGGGCACCAATAGGTAATTTATTCTTTGGAGGGGAAGCTGTGAGCAGTGATGATCATCAGGGGTCGGTTCATGGTGCGTATGAATCTGGAATTATGGCTGGCGAGAATTGCCGCCGGCATCTCATTAAAAGGCATGGAAGTTTGGAAATGGTTCAGGCTGTTTCCCATAGGGAGGAAATCCTTGAAGCTGCAGTTCCTCTCCAGATTTCAAGAATGTAA
- the LOC132622311 gene encoding ras-related protein RHN1-like: MASTGHTNLNAKLVLLGDMGAGKSSLVIRFVKGQFLEFQESTIGAAFFSSTLAVNNATVKFEIWDTAGQERYHSLAPMYYRGAAAAIIVYDITSSDSFARAKKWVQELQKQGNPNIILALAGNKADLEDKRNVPAEEARLYAEENGLFFMETSAKTAVNVNDIFYEIAKRLPTAQPPQNPAGMVLDRQAEGSRAASCCT, translated from the exons ATGGCATCCACTGGTCACACCAATCTCAATGCAAAACTC GTATTGTTAGGTGACATGGGAGCTGGTAAATCAAGCTTGGTTATACGATTTGTAAAGGGCCAATTCCTTGAATTCCAa GAATCGACGATCGGAGCGGCTTTTTTTTCGTCTACACTGGCGGTTAATAATGCTACGGTGAAGTTTGAGATATGGGATACTGCTGGGCAGGAGAGGTATCATAGCTTAGCGCCTATGTACTATAGAGGAGCTGCAGCTGCTATTATTGTCTATGATATCACTAGCTCG GATTCATTTGCAAGGGCAAAGAAATGGGTGCAAGAATTGCAGAAGCAAG GTAATCCTAACATTATCCTGGCTCTTGCTGGAAACAAGGCTGATCTAGAAGATAAAAGGAACGTTCCTGCAGAA GAGGCACGCTTGTATGCGGAGGAAAATGGCCTCTTTTTCATGGAGACCTCCGCCAAAACTGCTGTGAATGTCAATGATATTTTCTATGAAATAG CTAAACGGTTGCCTACAGCTCAACCCCCTCAAAATCCAGCTGGAATGGTTCTTGACAGACAAGCAGAAGGATCCCGAGCTGCATCATGTTGTACTTGA
- the LOC132623922 gene encoding trans-cinnamate:CoA ligase, peroxisomal-like, with product MDKLPKCGANYVALTPLTFLNRASNSYAKRTSIIYANVRFTWRQTYERCCRLASSLRSLNIVKNDVVSVLAPNVPAMLEMHFAVPMAGAVLNAINTRLDPRNVALILKHSEAKIFFVDYEYVDKAKKAIEILMADFQMPMPLVVVIDDLDSPTGIRFGELEYEQLVYQGNPEYVPESIDDEWDPITLSYTSGTTSEPKGVVYSHRGAFLSTLSLILGWEMGTEPVYLWSLPMFHCNGWTFTWGIAARGGTNICIRNTTAHEIYSSITLHKVTHMCAAPIVLNIILEAKPHEQRQITTPVQILVGGSPPPAPLLEKIERLGFHVVHAYGLTEATGPALVCEWQSKWNKLPWEDQAKLKARQGLGILTLADVDVKNFKTMESVPRDGKTTGEICLRGSSIMKGYLKNEKANSEVFKNGWFFTGDMGVIHPDGYLEIKDRCKDVIISGGENISSVEVESAITKHPYVVEASVVAMPHPRWGESPCAFVILRNNSTIKESDIIAHCRKNLPGFMVPKKVQFVEELPKTGTGKVQKHLLRAVAKTFVIKENANQTSKKSSQVNREKPRVYDQSHEQIHAMSRL from the exons ATGGACAAATTACCTAAATGTGGAGCTAATTATGTGGCTCTTACTCCTCTTACCTTCTTAAACAGAGCCTCCAATTCTTATGCCAAACGCACCTCTATTATTTATGCCAATGTCCGCTTCACTTGGCGCCAAACCTACGAGCGTTGTTGTCGCCTCGCTTCCTCCCTCAGATCCTTAAACATTGTCAAGAACGACGTG GTCTCGGTCCTGGCACCAAATGTACCGGCCATGCTAGAAATGCATTTTGCTGTGCCAATGGCAGGAGCAGTGTTGAACGCCATCAATACAAGGCTAGACCCAAGAAATGTTGCTCTTATTCTAAAACACTCGGAAGCCAAGATCTTTTTTGTTGACTATGAATACGTCGACAAAGCTAAAAAGGCCATTGAAATTCTAATGGCAGACTTTCAAATGCCGATGCCTCTcgttgttgtcattgatgaccTCGACTCCCCTACTGGAATTCGGTTCGGGGAGCTCGAATACGAGCAATTGGTGTACCAAGGCAACCCCGAATATGTCCCTGAAAGTATTGATGATGAATGGGATCCGATTACTTTGAGCTATACATCAGGTACAACTTCAGAGCCAAAGGGAGTTGTGTACAGCCACAGAGGTGCTTTTTTAAGCACTTTGAGTTTGATTTTGGGTTGGGAAATGGGCACTGAGCCTGTGTACTTATGGTCCCTCCCAATGTTTCACTGCAATGGATGGACTTTCACATGGGGAATAGCTGCAAGGGGTGGGACCAATATTTGCATCCGCAATACTACAGCCCACGAAATCTACTCCAGCATAACGTTACACAAAGTAACACATATGTGTGCTGCACCTATTGTTCTCAACATAATCCTCGAGGCCAAGCCACACGAGCAGCGCCAGATAACAACCCCAGTTCAAATACTGGTGGGAGGTTCCCCCCCACCAGCACCACTCCTCGAGAAAATCGAGAGGCTGGGCTTCCACGTGGTCCACGCCTATGGGCTCACCGAGGCCACTGGACCAGCCCTGGTGTGCGAGTGGCAATCCAAGTGGAACAAATTACCCTGGGAAGATCAAGCCAAGTTAAAAGCAAGACAAGGCCTGGGCATACTAACACTTGCTGATGTTGATGTGAAGAACTTCAAGACTATGGAAAGCGTGCCTCGTGACGGGAAAACAACAGGGGAGATATGCCTGAGGGGAAGCAGTATCATGAAAGGGTACTTAAAGAACGAAAAGGCGAATTCAGAAGTATTCAAGAATGGTTGGTTTTTCACAGGAGACATGGGAGTGATTCACCCAGATGGGTATTTGGAAATCAAAGACAGATGCAAAGATGTGATCATTTCAGGTGGAGAGAACATAAGCAGCGTGGAAGTAGAAAGTGCAATAACGAAACATCCATATGTAGTAGAGGCCTCTGTTGTGGCCATGCCACATCCTAGGTGGGGTGAAAGTCCATGTGCCTTTGTTATCTTGAGGAACAACTCCACGATTAAagaatcagacatcatagcacattgTCGGAAGAACTTACCGGGATTCATGGTGCCAAAGAAGGTTCAATTTGTGGAAGAGTTGCCCAAAACTGGAACAGGGAAAGTGCAGAAGCATCTTTTGAGAGCAGTTGCAAAGACGTTTGTGATAAAGGAAAATGCTAATCAAACAAGCAAGAAATCAAGCCAAGTCAACAGGGAAAAGCCTCGGGTTTACGATCAAAGTCATGAGCAGATTCATGCTATGTCTCGTCTTTAG